CTCATCCGGATCCCGTTCACCTTGCAGTACGCCCGCGACGAGGTCGAACCCGAGTACTGGCACGCCCCGCTGTTCCTGCGCATCAACTACGTCATCACCGCGGCGTGGGCCCTGGCCTTCCTCGTCGCGGCGATCGCCGGCTGGTACGGCGACGCGATCCTCGACGACAGCGACAACATCTGGACCGGCTGGGTCATCCAGCTGGCCGCGATGATCGCGGCGATCCGGTTCACCGCCTGGTATCCGGACCATGCGAAAGCGAAGGCCGAAGCCGACGAGGCGCGCGATCAGATGCGGTAGCGGTCCGCGAAGGCACCAGGCGTCGTCCCCACGACCCGGGTGAAGTCGCGGACGAAATGCGGCTGGTCGGCGTACCCGAGTTCCGCCGCGAGCGCGGCCATCGAAACGGACCGCTCGCGCAGCCGGCCCGCGGCCTCCTGCAACCGGCGGCGCTGGATCAGCCACTTCGGGGTCAGGCCGATCCGGTGTCGGATCAGCCGCTGCAGGGCGCGTTCGGACATCCCGAACTCGGCGCAGATCTGCTCGACCCGCAGCACCGTCGAGTCGTCCTCGACGAACGCGACGATCCGGTTCACGAAGCGTCCCTCGTCGTCGACGGGCGGGCACGAGCGCAGCAGGTCGTCGAAGGCGCCCATCGCCGCGCGCTGCGATCCGGGGGCCGCGGGGTCCGTCCGCATAGCCGCGCGCACCCGCGCGACCAGCCGCGCCCCCGCATCGCCGAGGAGCTCGGTGAGGTCGACCGTGCGGTCGGTGAACGCGGAGAGCGACCCCTCGGTGAGCAGGGCGCCCGCCGCGGGGGTGAGCATGACGCCGACCGCCCAGCCGTCGCCGGTGAGGACCGTCGTGGACAGGCCGCGTTCGACGCCGTAGAAGCGGGCGTAGTCGTGCGCGACCACCAGCAGGCAGACAGGATACCGCAGCACCTGCTGCGGGGCCCCCTGCCCGGCCGGCACCGACCAGACGGGGATCCAGTACCGCTGCACCAGATCGGTGAGATCGGGTGGTGGGCGATAGCGGAAGATGCGGTGCGAGGCGTCGCCGGGCACGTGCAGGTGAGCGCGTTCGAGGGGTTCGCGCCCGTCGGGTTTCATCAATACCTCGCGCTGGGATGGCCGATACCGTCGCCCCATGAATACAACAGCGCTACGACACAGTGAGGCCGATCGGCCTCTCACCGAGGTGATCTCGTCGCTGCGGGCCGACGACTGGAACGCCGCATCACCGTGCGAGGGCTGGACCGCGCGCGATGTGGTCGCCCACCTCGTCGACACCCAACGCGAATTCCTCACCGGCCGGGGTCTCGACGTCGGGGAACGGCCCGACCTCGGCGACGCCGTGCAGGCGTGGACGACGCACGCCGCGCGGGTCGCGCGGATCCTCGCGGACGACGCCACCGCCGGAACCCCCTTCGACGGCTACTTCGGGCCCTCCACGATCGGGGCGACCTTCGAACGGTTCTACGTGTGGGACATGCTGGTGCACCGCTGGGACCTCGCTCGGAGTGCGGGGCTCGATGCATGGTTCACCGACACCGAACTCGACCGGATCGAGGCGGGGATCGACGGGTTCGGCGACAGCCTCTACATGGAGGGGATCTGCGCCCCGGCCGTCCCCGCTCCCGAGGACGCCGACCGGCTCACGCGGGTGCTGGCCCGGCTGGGCCGGAACACCACCGCACCCGTCCGGGGGTAGTTATGGTCGGTCCATGAGTGAACCGATCCGCGTGGCCGACGCCGTGCGCGCGGCGGTCGCGGCCGATGAACCGGTGGTCGCACTCGAGTCGACGATCTTCACCCACGGACTCACCCGGCCCCTCAACGTCGAGGTCGCCCTCGACGCCGAACAGCGCCTGCGTGATTCGGGTGTGCTGCCCGCGACGATCGGGGTGCTCGACGGCACTCCGATCGTCGGGTTGTCGGAACAGCAGATCCGCACCCTGGGGGCGGAGGACTCGTCGGCGGTGAAACTCGGGGTCCGCGACCTGCCGCTCGCGATGACCGAGGGCCTGCACGGGGGGACGACGGTGTCGGCGACCGCGCTGCTCGCGCACCGCGCGGGGATCCGGGTGTTCGCCACCGGAGGGCTGGGTGGGGTGCACCGCGGCGCGTCGGCCAGCTTCGACGAGAGCGCGGATCTCCTTGCGCTGGCGTCGTTTCCGATCGTGGTCGTGAGTGCGGGCGTCAAGTCCGTCCTCGACGTGCCGGCCACCCTCGAACGCCTCGAGACGCTCGGGGTGGTCGTCGTCGGCTACCGCACCTCCCGGTTCCCCGCCTTCTACGTGCGCGACAGCGGGTGCGAGGTCGACGGGATCGACTCGCCGGAACAGGCGGCCGCCCTGGCGCGGGCGCGGGACGCGCTCGGGTTGCATGCGGCGGTGCTCGTCGCGAACCCGGTGGCCGAGTCCGAGCAGATCGATCCGGCGCTGCACGACCGGGTGCTCGCCGAAGCGGAGAAGGAGGCCGCCGAGGTGGGTGTGCGGGGCAAGGCGCTCACCCCCTTCCTGCTCGGCCACATGCACCGGGCGACCGACGGTCGGACCCTCGACACGAACGTCGCGGTGTACCGGGGGAACGTGGCGGTCGCCGCGGACATCGCTCGCGCTCTCGCCCGCTGAGCGGCGGTTACTGGAGAAGGAAGGCCGTGGTGGAGGAGGGGAGCGGGGCACCGCGGTGGCGGTAGATCTCCGCGGGCCGTCCGGTGCCCTCGCGGTGCAGTTCGCCGGTGGGTTCGAGGCCGTGCAGCAGGTGCCGGCGGAAGGTGTCCTTCGGGTAGCTGCGGTCGTAGACGGTCTCGTAGAGCATCCGCAGGTCCAGCACGGTGAACCGCTCACCGAGGAGACGGCCGGGGTCGACCTCGGCGGCGTAGCGACGGCGCAGGTCGGCGACGGCGAGCTCGACGATGTGGGAGTGGTCGAAGGCCAGATCGGCGGTCTCGGTGACGGGGACGAGGTGGGCCTCGGCGGGGATCGCGGCGACCGGGACGACCGCACTGTGGGCCATCGACAGCACCCAGCCGCGGTCGTCGCGATCCGGTTCGTCGAGCATGGCGAGCTGGTGGAATTCCACGCCGGTCAGGCCCGCCTTGTCGCGCAGGGCGCGGGTGGCGGCGTCGGCGAGGCGTTCACCGGGGTGCAGGAAGGTGCCCGGCAGGGCGAAGGTCCCCTCGGGGCGTTCGACGACCAGCACTTTCAGTACCTCGTCGACGGTGAGGACCGCGACGTCCACGGCCACCGAGGGCCGGGGATAGTCGGTGAGGGACTTTCCGGTCGAGTCGGTCGTTGCGCCCATGCTGGACATTCAATCATCGATGCGCTAACTTTAGCGCAATATTGATCGAATAGATCGTCGATCGGACAAGGGGATTCCATGAGGCTCACCGCAGTACAGAACGACCGGGCCGCCGGTGTCCTGCTCGCCACCGCAGTGGGCGACGCGCTCGGGGCGGGATACGAATTCACCCACCCCACCCCCGAGACCCGCATCGACATGATCGGCGGCGGCCTCGGCCCGTTCGCGCCCGGCGAGTGGACCGACGACACCTCGATGGCGCTGGCCATCGCCGAGATCGCGGCCACCGGAGCCGACATCGGCAGGGGCGCCGGTCTCGACGCGGTCGCTACCCAGTTCCGGCACTGGTACGCCACCGACCCCAAGGACATCGGCAACCAGACCCGCAGCGTGCTCTCCGCCGCCGGGCCCTCCGCTGCGAGCATGCAGGCCCGCGCCCGCAGCCTGTCCGGACGCAAGGGCGGCAACGGCTCGCTCATGCGCACCGCGCCCGTCGGCCTCGCCCACCTCGACGACGCCGGGAAGTGCCTGGCCTCGGCTCACGAGATCAGCAGCCTCACCCACGACGACGACCAGGCCTCCGAGGCCTGCCGCATCTGGTCGTTCGGCATCCGGCACGCCGTCCTGCACGGCACCTTCGACGGCGTCCGCCTGGCCCTCGACCACCTGCCGCGCGCCGCGGCCGCACGTTGGGCCGCGCTGCTCGACGAGGCCGAGACCGCCGCGACCGCGCGGGTGTTCGGCAACAACGGCTGGGTGGTCCATGCACTGCAGGCTGCCTGGTGGGCGATCACCCACGCCCGCGCCGGCGGACCCGAACACCTGCAGGAGGCCCTCGAACTCGCCGTGCGCGCCGGCCACGACACCGACACCGTCGCCGCCATCACCGGCGGGCTGCTCGGGGCTCGGTGGGGCGCCTCCGCCGTCCCCGCCCGGTGGCGGCGCATGGTGCACGGCTGGCCCGGCTACCGCGCCCGCGACCTCGTGCGCCTCGGCCTGCACACCGCCTGGGGCGGCAGCGACGACGGTCGCGGCTGGCCCGCCACCCCCGTCGTCGACTACGCCGGCTACCGCACCGATCGCCGCGCCACCCACCCGCACGACGCCGGGGTGCTGCTCGGTGGCGCCGACCTGCTGCGCGCACCCGATGTCGACGCGGTCGTGAGCCTGTGCCGGGTCGGCCCGGCCCCGCACGCCGGTGAACACGTCGAGTTCTGGATGGCCGATGCCGATCACCGCCGCAACCAGAACCTCGCCTTCGTGATCGACGACGCCGCCCGCACCGTCCGCGCGCTGCGCGCCGAGGGGAAGATGGTGGCGGTGCACTGCGTCGAGGGGGAGAGCCGCACCCCGGCCGTGGCCGCACGGTACGCGGTGCTGCTCGGCCGCGACCCGCACGACGTGCTGCAGGCGATGCCCTGGGCGGCGCCGCAGCCGGCGCTGTGGGTGGCGGCCACCACCGGGGCGGGGCGGCTCGTCGGCTGAGATCGGGCTGCCGGGATCGGGCCCGGGAGAGCGCGTGATGCGGTAGACAACAGGGGACTGCACGTACCACGAAGGGACCCCGAGTTGGCCGCATCCATCGCACTTCCACGGATCATGCGGATCGGTGGCGGAGCCGTCGACGATCTCGGCGAGGTGGTCGCCGGCCTCGGTCACGGCCGGCCGCTGATCGTCACCGACGGATACCTCGTCGGGACCGGCGCGGTGGATCGTATGGTGGCGAACCTGAAGGAGGCCGGGCTGCAGCCGGCGGTGTTCGCCGAGACCGTCCCCGACCCGACCACCGCGTCGCTCGAGGCGGGCGTCGCCGCGGTGCAGGCGCACGACGCCGACTGCCTCGTCGGTTTCGGCGGCGGCAGTCCGATGGACACCGCGAAGGCGCTCGGGTTGCTCGCCCGGCAGGGCGGGCACATGCGCGACTACAAGGCGCCGCG
This region of Rhodococcus sp. Z13 genomic DNA includes:
- a CDS encoding ADP-ribosylglycohydrolase family protein; the protein is MRLTAVQNDRAAGVLLATAVGDALGAGYEFTHPTPETRIDMIGGGLGPFAPGEWTDDTSMALAIAEIAATGADIGRGAGLDAVATQFRHWYATDPKDIGNQTRSVLSAAGPSAASMQARARSLSGRKGGNGSLMRTAPVGLAHLDDAGKCLASAHEISSLTHDDDQASEACRIWSFGIRHAVLHGTFDGVRLALDHLPRAAAARWAALLDEAETAATARVFGNNGWVVHALQAAWWAITHARAGGPEHLQEALELAVRAGHDTDTVAAITGGLLGARWGASAVPARWRRMVHGWPGYRARDLVRLGLHTAWGGSDDGRGWPATPVVDYAGYRTDRRATHPHDAGVLLGGADLLRAPDVDAVVSLCRVGPAPHAGEHVEFWMADADHRRNQNLAFVIDDAARTVRALRAEGKMVAVHCVEGESRTPAVAARYAVLLGRDPHDVLQAMPWAAPQPALWVAATTGAGRLVG
- a CDS encoding NUDIX hydrolase, with the protein product MGATTDSTGKSLTDYPRPSVAVDVAVLTVDEVLKVLVVERPEGTFALPGTFLHPGERLADAATRALRDKAGLTGVEFHQLAMLDEPDRDDRGWVLSMAHSAVVPVAAIPAEAHLVPVTETADLAFDHSHIVELAVADLRRRYAAEVDPGRLLGERFTVLDLRMLYETVYDRSYPKDTFRRHLLHGLEPTGELHREGTGRPAEIYRHRGAPLPSSTTAFLLQ
- a CDS encoding helix-turn-helix domain-containing protein, with protein sequence MKPDGREPLERAHLHVPGDASHRIFRYRPPPDLTDLVQRYWIPVWSVPAGQGAPQQVLRYPVCLLVVAHDYARFYGVERGLSTTVLTGDGWAVGVMLTPAAGALLTEGSLSAFTDRTVDLTELLGDAGARLVARVRAAMRTDPAAPGSQRAAMGAFDDLLRSCPPVDDEGRFVNRIVAFVEDDSTVLRVEQICAEFGMSERALQRLIRHRIGLTPKWLIQRRRLQEAAGRLRERSVSMAALAAELGYADQPHFVRDFTRVVGTTPGAFADRYRI
- a CDS encoding maleylpyruvate isomerase family mycothiol-dependent enzyme; the protein is MNTTALRHSEADRPLTEVISSLRADDWNAASPCEGWTARDVVAHLVDTQREFLTGRGLDVGERPDLGDAVQAWTTHAARVARILADDATAGTPFDGYFGPSTIGATFERFYVWDMLVHRWDLARSAGLDAWFTDTELDRIEAGIDGFGDSLYMEGICAPAVPAPEDADRLTRVLARLGRNTTAPVRG
- a CDS encoding pseudouridine-5'-phosphate glycosidase, whose translation is MSEPIRVADAVRAAVAADEPVVALESTIFTHGLTRPLNVEVALDAEQRLRDSGVLPATIGVLDGTPIVGLSEQQIRTLGAEDSSAVKLGVRDLPLAMTEGLHGGTTVSATALLAHRAGIRVFATGGLGGVHRGASASFDESADLLALASFPIVVVSAGVKSVLDVPATLERLETLGVVVVGYRTSRFPAFYVRDSGCEVDGIDSPEQAAALARARDALGLHAAVLVANPVAESEQIDPALHDRVLAEAEKEAAEVGVRGKALTPFLLGHMHRATDGRTLDTNVAVYRGNVAVAADIARALAR